A section of the Primulina eburnea isolate SZY01 chromosome 1, ASM2296580v1, whole genome shotgun sequence genome encodes:
- the LOC140816059 gene encoding senescence-associated protein SPA15, chloroplastic isoform X1 — translation MASPNGVIYSSVKLPHSTNVFSIKQGVIQQKQGDGYLLVLKPKFFNKGLWLLGGKRKFFIGFRRTYLVCQSTETHSTDTKERVRCYTEFSHVSSPQSESKHPIETDKSTCSSHRLSEACKFVHNDARFMNERARNDIILLSRGIMRLDARARQDVAFLGSEFLKLDARAREETEKIDNDVKRRAERLHHIATILKEKAQSRLKKAADKHWSDGALEADLKRADVAAKRRAMEDSLMALELVKNLHDRMVNKMCRVKTDSTNTEEVARYVTLENLRKTLDVISGEVSADRIDAIQEAYWCIASALSEADGIDYTDPEELEFLVATLIDLDAMDGKSSVSLLAECSSSPDVSTRRALANALSAAPSMWTLGNAGMGALQRLAQDPNPAIAAAASKTIYELKKQWEIEEDDTWRYMMSQSLPGEIVDGDIEDDTGTD, via the exons AAACAAGGGGATGGATATCTCTTGGTGTTGAAACCGAAGTTCTTCAACAAGGGGCTCTGGCTTTTAGGTGGAAAAAGGAAATTTTTTATTGGATTTCGACGAACTTATCTGGTGTGTCAGTCAACAGAAACACACAGTACGGACACAAAAGAACGTGTGAGATGTTATACTGAATTTTCACATGTATCCAG TCCTCAATCTGAAAGCAAGCACCCTATCGAGACTGATAAGAGTACCTGTTCGAGTCATAGATTATCTGAGGCATGCAAATTTGTTCACAATGATGCAAGGTTCATGAATGAACGAGCTAGAAACGACATTATACTTCTTTCTCG AGGCATAATGAGGCTGGATGCTCGTGCAAGACAAGATGTTGCCTTTCTTGGTTCAGAGTTCCTTAAACTTGATG CACGGGCCAGAGAAGAAACTGAGAAAATTGACAATGATGTGAAGAGAAGAGCGGAAAGGCTTCATCATATTGCTACT ATTTTAAAAGAGAAAGCTCAATCAAGATTGAAAAAAGCTGCTGATAAGCACTGGAGTGATGGTGCATTAGAG GCGGATTTGAAGAGGGCTGACGTTGCTGCCAAACGACGTGCAATGGAAGATTCTCTTATGGCTTTGGAG TTAGTCAAAAATCTTCATGATAGGATGGTGAACAAAATGTGCAGAGT GAAAACAGATTCAACTAATACTGAAGAGGTGGCAAGGTATGTTACACTTGAAAATTTAAGGAAAACTCTTGATGTCATTTCTGGAGAGGTATCTGCAGACCGTATCGATGCTATTCAG GAAGCTTATTGGTGCATAGCTTCAGCGCTTTCAGAAGCTGATGGGATTGACTACACTGATCCGGAAGAG CTGGAGTTTTTGGTGGCAACCCTTATAGATCTTGATGCCATGGATGGTAAAAGCAGTGTATCCCTATTGGCAGAGTGTTCAAGTTCTCCTGATGTCAGTACGAG GAGAGCATTAGCTAATGCATTATCAGCTGCCCCATCCATGTGGACTCTTGGAAATGCTGGCATGGGAGCTTTGCAG AGACTAGCACAAGACCCaaatcctgcaattgctgcggCTGCATCAAAAACAATATATGAACTGAAGAAACAGTGGGAAATAGAAGAAGACGATACCTGGAGATACATGATGAGCCAGAGCTTGCCAGGTGAAATAGTCGACGGGGACATCGAAGATGATACCGGGACTGATTGA
- the LOC140816059 gene encoding senescence-associated protein SPA15, chloroplastic isoform X2 has protein sequence MASPNGVIYSSVKLPHSTNVFSIKQGVIQQKQGDGYLLVLKPKFFNKGLWLLGGKRKFFIGFRRTYLVCQSTETHSTDTKERVRCYTEFSHVSSPQSESKHPIETDKSTCSSHRLSEACKFVHNDARGIMRLDARARQDVAFLGSEFLKLDARAREETEKIDNDVKRRAERLHHIATILKEKAQSRLKKAADKHWSDGALEADLKRADVAAKRRAMEDSLMALELVKNLHDRMVNKMCRVKTDSTNTEEVARYVTLENLRKTLDVISGEVSADRIDAIQEAYWCIASALSEADGIDYTDPEELEFLVATLIDLDAMDGKSSVSLLAECSSSPDVSTRRALANALSAAPSMWTLGNAGMGALQRLAQDPNPAIAAAASKTIYELKKQWEIEEDDTWRYMMSQSLPGEIVDGDIEDDTGTD, from the exons AAACAAGGGGATGGATATCTCTTGGTGTTGAAACCGAAGTTCTTCAACAAGGGGCTCTGGCTTTTAGGTGGAAAAAGGAAATTTTTTATTGGATTTCGACGAACTTATCTGGTGTGTCAGTCAACAGAAACACACAGTACGGACACAAAAGAACGTGTGAGATGTTATACTGAATTTTCACATGTATCCAG TCCTCAATCTGAAAGCAAGCACCCTATCGAGACTGATAAGAGTACCTGTTCGAGTCATAGATTATCTGAGGCATGCAAATTTGTTCACAATGATGCAAG AGGCATAATGAGGCTGGATGCTCGTGCAAGACAAGATGTTGCCTTTCTTGGTTCAGAGTTCCTTAAACTTGATG CACGGGCCAGAGAAGAAACTGAGAAAATTGACAATGATGTGAAGAGAAGAGCGGAAAGGCTTCATCATATTGCTACT ATTTTAAAAGAGAAAGCTCAATCAAGATTGAAAAAAGCTGCTGATAAGCACTGGAGTGATGGTGCATTAGAG GCGGATTTGAAGAGGGCTGACGTTGCTGCCAAACGACGTGCAATGGAAGATTCTCTTATGGCTTTGGAG TTAGTCAAAAATCTTCATGATAGGATGGTGAACAAAATGTGCAGAGT GAAAACAGATTCAACTAATACTGAAGAGGTGGCAAGGTATGTTACACTTGAAAATTTAAGGAAAACTCTTGATGTCATTTCTGGAGAGGTATCTGCAGACCGTATCGATGCTATTCAG GAAGCTTATTGGTGCATAGCTTCAGCGCTTTCAGAAGCTGATGGGATTGACTACACTGATCCGGAAGAG CTGGAGTTTTTGGTGGCAACCCTTATAGATCTTGATGCCATGGATGGTAAAAGCAGTGTATCCCTATTGGCAGAGTGTTCAAGTTCTCCTGATGTCAGTACGAG GAGAGCATTAGCTAATGCATTATCAGCTGCCCCATCCATGTGGACTCTTGGAAATGCTGGCATGGGAGCTTTGCAG AGACTAGCACAAGACCCaaatcctgcaattgctgcggCTGCATCAAAAACAATATATGAACTGAAGAAACAGTGGGAAATAGAAGAAGACGATACCTGGAGATACATGATGAGCCAGAGCTTGCCAGGTGAAATAGTCGACGGGGACATCGAAGATGATACCGGGACTGATTGA
- the LOC140816059 gene encoding senescence-associated protein SPA15, chloroplastic isoform X3, whose amino-acid sequence MASPNGVIYSSVKLPHSTNVFSIKQGVIQQKQGDGYLLVLKPKFFNKGLWLLGGKRKFFIGFRRTYLVCQSTETHSTDTKERVRCYTEFSHVSRGIMRLDARARQDVAFLGSEFLKLDARAREETEKIDNDVKRRAERLHHIATILKEKAQSRLKKAADKHWSDGALEADLKRADVAAKRRAMEDSLMALELVKNLHDRMVNKMCRVKTDSTNTEEVARYVTLENLRKTLDVISGEVSADRIDAIQEAYWCIASALSEADGIDYTDPEELEFLVATLIDLDAMDGKSSVSLLAECSSSPDVSTRRALANALSAAPSMWTLGNAGMGALQRLAQDPNPAIAAAASKTIYELKKQWEIEEDDTWRYMMSQSLPGEIVDGDIEDDTGTD is encoded by the exons AAACAAGGGGATGGATATCTCTTGGTGTTGAAACCGAAGTTCTTCAACAAGGGGCTCTGGCTTTTAGGTGGAAAAAGGAAATTTTTTATTGGATTTCGACGAACTTATCTGGTGTGTCAGTCAACAGAAACACACAGTACGGACACAAAAGAACGTGTGAGATGTTATACTGAATTTTCACATGTATCCAG AGGCATAATGAGGCTGGATGCTCGTGCAAGACAAGATGTTGCCTTTCTTGGTTCAGAGTTCCTTAAACTTGATG CACGGGCCAGAGAAGAAACTGAGAAAATTGACAATGATGTGAAGAGAAGAGCGGAAAGGCTTCATCATATTGCTACT ATTTTAAAAGAGAAAGCTCAATCAAGATTGAAAAAAGCTGCTGATAAGCACTGGAGTGATGGTGCATTAGAG GCGGATTTGAAGAGGGCTGACGTTGCTGCCAAACGACGTGCAATGGAAGATTCTCTTATGGCTTTGGAG TTAGTCAAAAATCTTCATGATAGGATGGTGAACAAAATGTGCAGAGT GAAAACAGATTCAACTAATACTGAAGAGGTGGCAAGGTATGTTACACTTGAAAATTTAAGGAAAACTCTTGATGTCATTTCTGGAGAGGTATCTGCAGACCGTATCGATGCTATTCAG GAAGCTTATTGGTGCATAGCTTCAGCGCTTTCAGAAGCTGATGGGATTGACTACACTGATCCGGAAGAG CTGGAGTTTTTGGTGGCAACCCTTATAGATCTTGATGCCATGGATGGTAAAAGCAGTGTATCCCTATTGGCAGAGTGTTCAAGTTCTCCTGATGTCAGTACGAG GAGAGCATTAGCTAATGCATTATCAGCTGCCCCATCCATGTGGACTCTTGGAAATGCTGGCATGGGAGCTTTGCAG AGACTAGCACAAGACCCaaatcctgcaattgctgcggCTGCATCAAAAACAATATATGAACTGAAGAAACAGTGGGAAATAGAAGAAGACGATACCTGGAGATACATGATGAGCCAGAGCTTGCCAGGTGAAATAGTCGACGGGGACATCGAAGATGATACCGGGACTGATTGA
- the LOC140816233 gene encoding mitochondrial carnitine/acylcarnitine carrier-like protein, producing the protein MGDVAKDLTSGTVGGAAQLIVGHPFDTIKVKLQSQPAPLPGQLPKYAGAIDAVKQTIAAEGPRGLYKGMGAPLATVAAFNALLFTVRGQMEALLRSAPGAPLSVDQQVICGAGAGVAVSFLACPTELIKCRLQAQSALAASGTDTVTLKYNGPMDVARHVLRSEGGVRGLFKGLVPTLGREVPGNAAMFGVYEALKQYLAGGHDTSNLGRGSLILAGGLAGASFWVSVYPTDVIKSVLQVDDYKNPKFSGSMDAFKKILKAEGIKGLYRGFGPAMARSVPANAACFLAYEVTRSSLG; encoded by the exons ATGGGTGATGTAGCTAAAGATCTAACCTCTGGCACAGTTGGAGGGGCAGCCCAATTGATAGTTGGACACCCTTTTGATACCATCAAGGTCAAGCTCCAAAGTCAGCCTGCTCCACTTCCTGGCCAGCTTCCTAAATATGCAGGTGCAATAGATGCTGTGAAACAAACAATAGCAGCAGAAGGTCCAAGGGGTCTGTACAAGGGAATGGGAGCTCCACTTGCGACTGTAGCAGCTTTCAATGCATTGCTATTCACAGTCCGAGGCCAAATGGAAGCGTTGTTGAGGTCTGCACCTGGTGCTCCCCTCAGCGTCGATCAACAAGTTATTTGTGGCGCTGGAGCTGGAGTCGCTGTATCCTTTCTTGCTTGCCCCACTGAGTTGATAAAGTGCAG ATTGCAAGCCCAGAGTGCATTAGCTGCGTCTGGCACTGACACCgttactttgaaatacaatggGCCAATGGATGTGGCAAGACATGTCCTTCGATCAGAAGGGGGAGTAAGAGGACTGTTCAAGGGATTAGTTCCCACCTTGGGACGTGAAGTACCTGGTAACGCTGCTATGTTTGGTGTGTATGAAGCATTGAAGCAGTATCTTGCTGGGGGCCACGACACATCCAATTTAGGACGAGGGTCGTTAATATTAGCTGGAGGCTTGGCTGGAGCTTCATTCTGGGTTTCAGTTTACCCAACCGATGTCATAAAGAGTGTGCTTCAAGTCGATGACTACAAGAATCCGAAGTTCTCTGGATCCATGGATGCCTTCAAAAAGATCTTGAAAGCGGAAGGAATCAAAGGTCTTTATAGGGGATTTGGGCCGGCAATGGCGCGTAGTGTTCCTGCAAATGCAGCATGTTTCTTGGCATATGAAGTTACAAGGTCTagtttaggttaa
- the LOC140816334 gene encoding pentatricopeptide repeat-containing protein At5g66520-like yields MMVKNLQPLAVKFSTPTWVHHNQLFQRHPRLQLLQEQCSKTFHNLKQLISYVFVSGLHRNSFVMSRLLYTALIELGDTNGVESEFGVRIFYQIRKPNIFSWNTMIRYFGAFGGLQSSGIAVRYYMEMLSHEMVPDRYTFPFLLQACGATSDLHLVEEVHCHVMKLGFHSDLFALNCLLNAYLVSGSTIEAWILFDEMADKDIISWTSLISGLVSLSKDREALLVFKRLMVDECVPCPNIATMVSTMSACGNLGSVTLMKCMHSLLEKAGWVESDTSVVNSLIDAYAKCGNLCYAKEVFDNVEDMKRDLYSWTAIISGFAIHGRGLDCLNLFSRMEQAGRFTPDSVTFLVILLACSHSGLVEEGLRIFESMTTRYRIKPSLRHYGCIVDLLGRAGMLEQAHNIVENMPVEPNLAILGSLLSACRLQNNLELGEAVIRKIDLLKEKGGSTVILSNMYANENEWNKVTLIRKEMRGVMQEKPPGRSLIVVKDVVHEFVAGNKITHQEMELQISLEALENLTKSQ; encoded by the coding sequence ATGATGGTCAAGAATCTCCAACCATTGGCTGTTAAATTCTCTACTCCGACATGGGTTCACCATAACCAGCTCTTTCAAAGGCACCCCCGACTGCAACTCCTCCAAGAACAATGCAGCAAAACTTTTCACAACCTCAAACAGCTTATTTCCTACGTCTTTGTTTCAGGCCTTCATCGCAACTCATTCGTAATGAGCCGCCTTCTTTACACGGCTTTGATCGAATTGGGAGACACCAATGGGGTGGAAAGTGAATTTGGAGTTAGGATTTtttatcaaatcagaaaacccAACATTTTTTCATGGAATACAATGATTAGATATTTCGGCGCATTTGGTGGCTTGCAAAGTAGTGGGATTGCTGTGCGTTATTATATGGAAATGCTCAGCCATGAAATGGTTCCCGATAGATACACGTTTCCGTTCTTGCTTCAGGCTTGTGGGGCTACTTCTGATTTGCATTTGGTTGAGGAAGTTCATTGTCACGTTATGAAGTTGGGTTTTCATAGTGATCTGTTTGCACTAAATTGTCTTCTAAATGCTTATTTGGTTAGTGGGTCTACGATAGAAGCATGGATCCTGTTCGATGAAATGGCTGATAAAGATATAATTTCATGGACTAGTTTAATATCAGGGCTCGTCTCTCTGTCCAAAGATCGTGAAGCACTTCTTGTTTTCAAAAGGCTTATGGTAGATGAGTGTGTCCCGTGTCCCAATATTGCTACTATGGTCTCTACGATGTCGGCTTGTGGCAATTTAGGATCAGTTACCCTTATGAAATGTATGCATTCTTTACTAGAGAAGGCTGGATGGGTTGAATCAGATACTTCTGTAGTTAATTCACTCATAGATGCTTATGCGAAATGTGGAAATTTATGTTATGCGAAAGAAGTTTTCGATAATGTTGAAGATATGAAAAGAGACTTGTATTCGTGGACTGCGATAATTTCTGGTTTCGCAATCCATGGCCGAGGATTAGATTGCCTAAACCTGTTCTCTCGAATGGAGCAAGCTGGCAGGTTTACTCCTGATTCAGTAACCTTTCTTGTGATTCTTTTGGCATGTTCTCACTCTGGACTGGTTGAAGAAGGGTTACGTATTTTTGAGTCAATGACAACAAGATATAGGATTAAGCCTAGTCTTCGTCACTATGGATGCATTGTTGATCTACTGGGCAGAGCCGGGATGCTTGAGCAAGCTCATAATATTGTTGAAAACATGCCAGTGGAACCTAATCTGGCCATATTGGGATCACTACTAAGTGCTTGTCGTCTTCAGAATAATTTGGAGTTGGGGGAAGCTGTTATAAGAAAGATCGATTTGTTGAAAGAGAAGGGAGGATCAACTGTTATTTTGTCGAatatgtatgcaaatgagaacgAATGGAACAAAGTCACACTCATAAGGAAAGAAATGAGAGGAGTAATGCAGGAAAAGCCCCCTGGTAGAAGCTTGATTGTGGTGAAAGATGTTGTGCACGAGTTTGTAGCAGGAAATAAGATCACCCATCAAGAAATGGAGCTGCAAATATCTCTTGAAGCATTGGAAAATCTTACTAAATCACAGTAA